The Bubalus bubalis isolate 160015118507 breed Murrah chromosome 1, NDDB_SH_1, whole genome shotgun sequence genome includes a region encoding these proteins:
- the LOC112586256 gene encoding keratin-associated protein 6-2-like produces MNGMLCQLLTVYKGPWEGDTHTSETSSCSPPEPSCLDNMCCNYYGNSCGYGCGKSYSCGFSPYYGCGYGSRYGCGYGSGYGCGYGTGYGCGFSPYYGCGYGTRYGCGYGSGYGSYWPVCYRRCYSCC; encoded by the coding sequence ATGAATGGTATGCTCTGCCAATTACTGACAGTATATAAAGGTCCATGGGAAGGAGACACACACACTTCAGAAACATCCTCTTGCAGTCCACCTGAACCCTCTTGCCTTGACAACATGTGTTGTAACTACTACGGGAACTCCTGTGGCTATGGCTGTGGAAAGAGCTACAGCTGTGGGTTCAGCCCCTATTATGGCTGTGGATATGGAAGTAGATACGGCTGTGGATACGGCTCGGGATACGGCTGTGGATATGGGACAGGATATGGCTGTGGATTTAGCCCCTATTATGGCTGTGGTTATGGAACCAGATATGGCTGTGGATATGGCTCTGGCTATGGCAGCTACTGGCCAGTTTGCTACAGGAGATGTTATTCTTGCTGCTAG
- the LOC112586274 gene encoding keratin-associated protein 21-1-like, whose translation MCCNYYGNSCGYGCGKSYSCGFSPYYGCGYGTRYGCGYGSGYGCGYGTGYGCGFGPYYGYGYGTRYGCGYGSGYGSYWPVCYRRCYSSCF comes from the coding sequence ATGTGTTGTAACTACTACGGCAACTCCTGTGGCTACGGCTGTGGAAAGAGCTACAGCTGTGGGTTCAGCCCCTATTATGGCTGTGGATATGGAACCAGATATGGCTGTGGATACGGCTCAGGATACGGCTGTGGATATGGGACAGGATATGGCTGTGGATTTGGCCCCTATTATGGCTATGGCTACGGAACCAGATATGGCTGTGGATATGGCTCTGGCTATGGCAGCTACTGGCCAGTTTGCTACAGGAGATGTTATTCTTCTTGCTTCTAG
- the LOC112586277 gene encoding keratin-associated protein 6-2-like, with product MNGMLCQLLTVYKGPWGEDTHTSETASCSPPEPSCLDNMCCNYYGNSCGYGCGKSYSCGFSPYYGCGYGSRYGCGYGSGYGCGYGTGYGCGFSPYYGCGYGTRYGCGYGSGYSSYWPVCYRRCYSCC from the coding sequence ATGAATGGTATGCTCTGCCAATTACTGACAGTATATAAAGGTCCATGGGGAGAAGACACACACACTTCAGAAACAGCCTCTTGCAGTCCACCTGAACCCTCTTGCCTTGACAACATGTGTTGTAACTACTACGGCAACTCCTGTGGCTATGGCTGTGGAAAGAGCTATAGCTGTGGGTTCAGCCCCTATTATGGCTGTGGATATGGAAGTAGATACGGCTGTGGATACGGCTCGGGATACGGCTGTGGATATGGGACAGGATATGGCTGTGGATTTAGCCCCTATTATGGCTGTGGTTATGGAACCAGATATGGCTGTGGATATGGCTCTGGCTATAGCAGCTACTGGCCAGTTTGCTACAGGAGATGTTATTCTTGCTGCTAG